The Montipora foliosa isolate CH-2021 chromosome 14, ASM3666993v2, whole genome shotgun sequence genome window below encodes:
- the LOC137985300 gene encoding nucleoside diphosphate phosphatase ENTPD5-like isoform X2 — protein sequence MPYNKTNSSLQWKFKMTIFPCGNIYSIRCRVAILVVLFIVFFYGFYGHLVHFAQFSFLKIISRMPGSYSRENKLTYGIMFDAGSTGSRIHVFSFTRAKDGLLELTEEHFYQVKPGLSDYANNPKQGAHSIAGLLKKSEEIIPKEQWKLTPVSLKATAGLRLLPQNSSKQLLTEVDRLFKDSPFFIPDQNTVSIMDGPDEGLFAWITVNFLLGGLQSSSSKLYGTLDLGGGSTQITLNPVNLITLKDLPSGFKRYFNFANNQFTLYTHSYLGLGLMAARTSILQLGTTEQQSDRKEMKRSPCLHSSFTDHWKFGDKSFDIGGLGNYGFNSCAEKVQKFVVDSKVHKPVGIGSIEMYAFSYFYDRAVDMGLIA from the exons ATGCCTTACAATAAAACAAATTCGTCACTGCAGTGGAAAtttaaaatgacaatttttccttgtggAAACATCTACAGCATTCGTTGCCGCGTAGCTATTCTGGTAGTACTTTTCATCGTCTTCTTCTATGGCTTCTATGGTCATTTAGTTCATTTTGCACAATTTTCGTTTTTGAAGATAATTTCGCGAATGCCAGGAAGTTATTCTAGGGAAAATAAGCTTACTTACGGAATCATGTTTGATGCTGGAAGCACTGGCAGCagaatacatgtattttcattCACAAGAGCCAAAG ATGGATTGTTAGAACTCACAGAAGAACACTTTTATCAAGTTAAACCTGGTCTTTCAGATTATGCTAATAACCCTAAACAG gGAGCTCATTCAATAGCAGGCTTACTCAAGAAGTCAGAAGAAATAATACCTAAAGAACAATGGAAGTTGACTCCTGTTTCTCTCAAAGCAACTGCTGGCTTAAGATTGTTACCACAAAACTCTTCTAAGCAATTGCTAACAGAG GTGGATAGATTATTTAAAGATTCTCCATTTTTCATTCCTGATCAAAATACTGTTAGCATCATGGATGGACCAGACGAAGGATTATTTGCGTGGATTACTGTCAATTTCCTTTTAG GAGGTCTGCAGAGCAGCAGTTCAAAGCTTTATGGCACTTTAGATCTTGGTGGAGGATCAACACAAATAACTCTGAATCCAGTTAATCTG ATAACTCTTAAGGATTTGCCAAGTGGGtttaaaagatattttaacTTCGCTAATAACCAGTTCACACTCTATACACACAG TTACCTGGGTCTTGGTCTAATGGCTGCCAGAACTTCCATACTACAGCTGGGGACAACGGAACAACAAT CCGATAGAAAGGAGATGAAAAGGAGTCCATGCTTACATAGCAGTTTTACAGATCACTGGAAATTTGGTGATAAAAGTTTTGACATTGG TGGTTTGGGTAATTATGGATTTAACTCTTGCGCGGAGAAAGTTCAAAAATTTGTTGTGGATTCAAAAGTTCACAAACCAG TTGGTATTGGCTCAATTGAGATGTACGCTTTCTCCTATTTCTACGACCGTGCTGTCGATATGGGTTTAATTG
- the LOC137984806 gene encoding uncharacterized protein isoform X1, which produces MLNSLPCLSSSRSRKVHIKPQMTPLSYSVAFILLLLCNVHNTAASPSMTFLMSSALTESSWSSSSITTLAVSSDTASSSATSVSSLPNSSLPTSVASPSLSSNSSSSSSGAYSSPASISSSSTTTIPSSSTSSPSPSPSPSPSPSSTPSSTPSSTSSSTPSSTSSSTSSSTTSSSISDPLKSTTAKISTSLVSPTTFASSSTSSSSSDSLTSTTTTTSISLVSPTISESSSLATDSASATTSTTTATATLTGASVTGTATFTVGSTFTVGTSTVVTSAAFVTNQTTSMHTSSTQSLINVTISTGTSGENLPPSDCSKSCSNIGGTVTVTVECKIKGSGISDKDCNVMNFNATKCDYVVLRNNHYACDEVKRNYSSIVADVDKIVTTCDKACPINSAATAAVFVPVWLTMVAVLHASRLWLIQ; this is translated from the exons ATGCTGAACTCGCTTCCTTGTTTGAGCAGCTCGCGCTCGCGGAAAGTTCATATCAAACCGCag ATGACTCCACTATCTTACAGTGTAGCCTTTATTCTTCTTCTGCTGTGTAACGTCCACAACACAGCAGCAAGTCCCTCGATGACGTTTTTGATGTCATCCGCTTTGACAGAGTCCTCGTGGTCATCTTCGTCTATTACTACGTTGGCAGTTTCTTCAGATACAGCATCATCCTCCGCCACATCAGTGTCATCTTTACCGAATTCATCATTGCCGACGTCCGTCGCGTCGCCGTCATTATCGTCAAAttcttcatcgtcatcatccGGTGCATATTCGTCACCAGCCTCAATTTCATCATCGTCAACAACAACGATACCATCGTCGTCCACCtcatcaccatcaccatcaccatcaccatcaccatcaccatcatcaaCGCCATCATCAACGCCATCATCAACGTCATCATCAACGCCATCATCAACGTCATCATCAACGTCATCATCGACAACGTCATCATCAATATCAGATCCTTTAAAATCAACCACAGCAAAAATATCAACCTCTCTTGTATCACCAACAACATTTGCATCGTCAtcaacgtcatcatcatcatcagattctttaacatcaacaacaacaacaacatcaatcTCTCTTGTATCACCAACAATATCTGAATCTTCCTCACTAGCAACTGACAGCGCTTCtgcaacaacatcaacaacaacagcaacagcgACATTGACAGGAGCATCAGTCACAGGGACAGCAACATTCACAGTGGGATCAACATTCACAGTGGGAACCTCTACAGTGGTCACTAGTGCTGCATTTGTCACTAACCAGACCACATCAATGCATACCTCTTCCACACAATCGCTGATAAATG TAACCATCAGTACAGGCACTTCTGGGGAAAATCTCCCACCATCTGATTGCAGCAAATCGTGTAGTAACATTGGCGGAACTGTCACAGTTACAGTGGAATGCAAAATCAAGGGAAGCGGTATCAGCGATAAGGATTGCAATGTAATGAATTTTAACGCAACCAAGTGCGATTACGTGGTGTTGCGGAACAATCATTATGCATGCGACGAAGTCAAGAGAAATTACTCTTCGATCGTAGCTGATGTTGACAAAATTGTGACGACTTGTGATAAGGCATGTCCGATTAACTCTGCTGCTACTGCAG CAGTCTTTGTTCCTGTCTGGTTGACAATGGTAGCCGTTCTTCACGCAAGCAG
- the LOC137984806 gene encoding uncharacterized protein isoform X2 has product MLNSLPCLSSSRSRKVHIKPQMTPLSYSVAFILLLLCNVHNTAASPSMTFLMSSALTESSWSSSSITTLAVSSDTASSSATSVSSLPNSSLPTSVASPSLSSNSSSSSSGAYSSPASISSSSTTTIPSSSTSSPSPSPSPSPSPSSTPSSTPSSTSSSTPSSTSSSTSSSTTSSSISDPLKSTTAKISTSLVSPTTFASSSTSSSSSDSLTSTTTTTSISLVSPTISESSSLATDSASATTSTTTATATLTGASVTGTATFTVGSTFTVGTSTVVTSAAFVTNQTTSMHTSSTQSLINVTISTGTSGENLPPSDCSKSCSNIGGTVTVTVECKIKGSGISDKDCNVMNFNATKCDYVVLRNNHYACDEVKRNYSSIVADVDKIVTTCDKACPINSAATAVFVPVWLTMVAVLHASRLWLIQ; this is encoded by the exons ATGCTGAACTCGCTTCCTTGTTTGAGCAGCTCGCGCTCGCGGAAAGTTCATATCAAACCGCag ATGACTCCACTATCTTACAGTGTAGCCTTTATTCTTCTTCTGCTGTGTAACGTCCACAACACAGCAGCAAGTCCCTCGATGACGTTTTTGATGTCATCCGCTTTGACAGAGTCCTCGTGGTCATCTTCGTCTATTACTACGTTGGCAGTTTCTTCAGATACAGCATCATCCTCCGCCACATCAGTGTCATCTTTACCGAATTCATCATTGCCGACGTCCGTCGCGTCGCCGTCATTATCGTCAAAttcttcatcgtcatcatccGGTGCATATTCGTCACCAGCCTCAATTTCATCATCGTCAACAACAACGATACCATCGTCGTCCACCtcatcaccatcaccatcaccatcaccatcaccatcaccatcatcaaCGCCATCATCAACGCCATCATCAACGTCATCATCAACGCCATCATCAACGTCATCATCAACGTCATCATCGACAACGTCATCATCAATATCAGATCCTTTAAAATCAACCACAGCAAAAATATCAACCTCTCTTGTATCACCAACAACATTTGCATCGTCAtcaacgtcatcatcatcatcagattctttaacatcaacaacaacaacaacatcaatcTCTCTTGTATCACCAACAATATCTGAATCTTCCTCACTAGCAACTGACAGCGCTTCtgcaacaacatcaacaacaacagcaacagcgACATTGACAGGAGCATCAGTCACAGGGACAGCAACATTCACAGTGGGATCAACATTCACAGTGGGAACCTCTACAGTGGTCACTAGTGCTGCATTTGTCACTAACCAGACCACATCAATGCATACCTCTTCCACACAATCGCTGATAAATG TAACCATCAGTACAGGCACTTCTGGGGAAAATCTCCCACCATCTGATTGCAGCAAATCGTGTAGTAACATTGGCGGAACTGTCACAGTTACAGTGGAATGCAAAATCAAGGGAAGCGGTATCAGCGATAAGGATTGCAATGTAATGAATTTTAACGCAACCAAGTGCGATTACGTGGTGTTGCGGAACAATCATTATGCATGCGACGAAGTCAAGAGAAATTACTCTTCGATCGTAGCTGATGTTGACAAAATTGTGACGACTTGTGATAAGGCATGTCCGATTAACTCTGCTGCTACTGCAG TCTTTGTTCCTGTCTGGTTGACAATGGTAGCCGTTCTTCACGCAAGCAG
- the LOC137984806 gene encoding uncharacterized protein isoform X3, which produces MTPLSYSVAFILLLLCNVHNTAASPSMTFLMSSALTESSWSSSSITTLAVSSDTASSSATSVSSLPNSSLPTSVASPSLSSNSSSSSSGAYSSPASISSSSTTTIPSSSTSSPSPSPSPSPSPSSTPSSTPSSTSSSTPSSTSSSTSSSTTSSSISDPLKSTTAKISTSLVSPTTFASSSTSSSSSDSLTSTTTTTSISLVSPTISESSSLATDSASATTSTTTATATLTGASVTGTATFTVGSTFTVGTSTVVTSAAFVTNQTTSMHTSSTQSLINVTISTGTSGENLPPSDCSKSCSNIGGTVTVTVECKIKGSGISDKDCNVMNFNATKCDYVVLRNNHYACDEVKRNYSSIVADVDKIVTTCDKACPINSAATAAVFVPVWLTMVAVLHASRLWLIQ; this is translated from the exons ATGACTCCACTATCTTACAGTGTAGCCTTTATTCTTCTTCTGCTGTGTAACGTCCACAACACAGCAGCAAGTCCCTCGATGACGTTTTTGATGTCATCCGCTTTGACAGAGTCCTCGTGGTCATCTTCGTCTATTACTACGTTGGCAGTTTCTTCAGATACAGCATCATCCTCCGCCACATCAGTGTCATCTTTACCGAATTCATCATTGCCGACGTCCGTCGCGTCGCCGTCATTATCGTCAAAttcttcatcgtcatcatccGGTGCATATTCGTCACCAGCCTCAATTTCATCATCGTCAACAACAACGATACCATCGTCGTCCACCtcatcaccatcaccatcaccatcaccatcaccatcaccatcatcaaCGCCATCATCAACGCCATCATCAACGTCATCATCAACGCCATCATCAACGTCATCATCAACGTCATCATCGACAACGTCATCATCAATATCAGATCCTTTAAAATCAACCACAGCAAAAATATCAACCTCTCTTGTATCACCAACAACATTTGCATCGTCAtcaacgtcatcatcatcatcagattctttaacatcaacaacaacaacaacatcaatcTCTCTTGTATCACCAACAATATCTGAATCTTCCTCACTAGCAACTGACAGCGCTTCtgcaacaacatcaacaacaacagcaacagcgACATTGACAGGAGCATCAGTCACAGGGACAGCAACATTCACAGTGGGATCAACATTCACAGTGGGAACCTCTACAGTGGTCACTAGTGCTGCATTTGTCACTAACCAGACCACATCAATGCATACCTCTTCCACACAATCGCTGATAAATG TAACCATCAGTACAGGCACTTCTGGGGAAAATCTCCCACCATCTGATTGCAGCAAATCGTGTAGTAACATTGGCGGAACTGTCACAGTTACAGTGGAATGCAAAATCAAGGGAAGCGGTATCAGCGATAAGGATTGCAATGTAATGAATTTTAACGCAACCAAGTGCGATTACGTGGTGTTGCGGAACAATCATTATGCATGCGACGAAGTCAAGAGAAATTACTCTTCGATCGTAGCTGATGTTGACAAAATTGTGACGACTTGTGATAAGGCATGTCCGATTAACTCTGCTGCTACTGCAG CAGTCTTTGTTCCTGTCTGGTTGACAATGGTAGCCGTTCTTCACGCAAGCAG